The DNA segment GGGATCGCGCAAGGCGTCCGGCAGCCGGCCGTAGGTCCCGTTCTCGATCAGCCCGCCGACGGTGAGCTCGCCGGTCGCGGTGACACCCGCGATGCCGGACATCTCGTAGATGTCGCTCATCTGAGCCGCCGGGAATGCCGCCGCGAACCTGCTCTGCGGCGAGAACGCGACGTTCTCCAGCGACTTGGTGATCCCGAGGTCCGCCAGACCCTCGGCGCCCTCGCTCAGCGCCACTCGCAACTCCTCGGCCTCCTTGACCAGGAGCTGCTGTTCCACCCGGTCGAAGCCACTCAGCGTGATCACCCACATCGGCACCAGCAGCACCACGAGGAGCGCGGCGAGAAGCCCCACCATGCGTAACCGCTGTCCCATACGACCACTTTAGGACGTTTCATTCCATCGATCGGACTTTTGCCGCTCCCCGACCGCAACCCCCGGGACACGCCGCCACCACCTTCCGTCGCCGACCCTGGTGCGATGACCGTCACGCCAGCCGGCACTCCCCTCGCCGCCGCCGATCGCTACCGCACCGCGCTGGCCGAGGTTCCCGAGGTCCTGGAGCTCGCCGCCGAGGCCTGCCGGGCGCCGATGGCCGCGCTGAAGGTCGTCGGCGGTGGCAGCGCGCACTTCGCCGCCACGCTGGGCATCCGCACCCGCGTCGACATCCCGCACTCGGTGTCGCTGTGCCGGATCGTCTCCTCCGAGGACCGCCCGATGATCGTCGACGACGCGACCCGGCACCCGGCGCTCGCCACGCATCCGCTGGTCGCCGGCGCGGAGCGGGTCCGGTTCGTCGGCGCGGCGCCACTGCACCACAACGGGCAGATCGTCGGCGCGCTCTGCGTCTTCGACGACTCTTCCCGCCGCCGCGACGCCGAGGCGACCGGCCGCCTGCTCGCCCGGATCGCCCGCCGGGTCGACGCCGAGACCGGCCTGCGGCACATGCTCACGTACCAGCCGTTCCCGGTGGCGGTGGACAACGACGACATCGTCTCGGCGATCTCCCACGAGATCCGTACCCCGCTCGCCAACATTCAGGGCAACCTGGAGATGCTGACCGCCACGCCGGGAGCCGTCGCGCCCGCTTTCGCCCGGCGCATCGACGCCATCAACCGCAATGCCAACCGCCTCATCCGTACGGTCGACAGCCTCCTGCGAGCGGTCAACCACCAGATGCAGGAGCCGACCGGCCGGCCGCAGCTCATCGACCTGCGCGGCTTCGTGACGGCCTTCCCGGACCCCCGCCTCCACATCTCCCTGCCGGCCGAGCCGGTCCAGGTCACCGCCGACCCGAGGCTGCTCGAGGTGGCGATCGGTCACCTGCTGACGAACGCGCTGGTCTTCGGCGGCCCGGACGCCCCGGTCGAGGTGACGGTCGCGGCGGCCCCGCAGCCCACGCTGATCATCCGCGACCACGGCCCGGGCATGCCGGCCGGGGAACTGCTGACGGCCGGCATGCCGTTCGCCCGCGGTGAGCGGGCGATCCGCGACCAGCTGCCCGGTCTGGGTCTGGGCCTGTCGATCACCCGCCGCATCGTCGAGGCGCAGGGCGGCATGCTCGACCTGGACAGCGTCACCGGTGAGGGCGTCACCGCGCGGATCATGCTCCCCCGTTCCTAGAACCCGTCCCGCCTGGAGGCATGACCAGCCGAAAGGCTGAGGTCGCGGGACATCGAAGACTGCCGTCGTTGCCTTACCGTGACATTCGTGATGGTCGTCGCGACAGTGGCGTTCTGCATCGGCGGGATCCTCGTGGGTGGCGCCGGCATCTTCCTCCTGCTCATGATCGGCGACATCCGGGCACTCTGGACGCTCCACCGCATCCCGGTCGCCCCGGTCACCGCCCGTGGCCGGGTCGCGCTGGAGGGCGCCACCGAGTACGGGCCGGCCGGCCCGCAGATCGCACCCCTGAGCGGCGAGGACTGCACGTGGTACCGGGTCACGCTGATCCGCGAGCCCAGCCGCGACCTCGCCCGCGGCGACGATTCGGACCACGACGTCCTGCTGGAGATCACCTCACCGTCGTGGCCCGCCCTGGCCGACCAGACCGGCAGCGTGCCGATCGATCCCCGGCTGCTCGACCACCCGCGTGCCCTCTTCGACCCGATCCAGACCGAGCCGCGCGCCGCCGTCACCACCGACATCGAATACCGCCGGGCGACTCCGGTCCGGATGCCGCGCATCGTGCCTCCCGACCTGGTGGACGGCCTGCGCACGAGCGAACGCCTACACCTCACCGAGGTACGCGTCCCGCGCGGCGTCAAGGTGTTCGCGCTGGGCCGCCTCTCCTCATCGGGCCTGCGCCCGAGCCGCGCCGGACTGACCATGCTCACGACCCTGACCCGGACCGAGGTGATCGCCGCCCGCCGCGAGTCGATGGGCCTGGGCGGGACGCTCGCCGTCGTCTCCGGCCTGATCGGGCTGGCGCTCGCCGCCGGTTCAGCCGTCCTGCTGCTCACGATGTGACCGAGGCGTCATGTCAGTGGGACTGCCGGGCCACGGCTCGCCGCACCAGGCCTCGGATGATCGGCAGGGTGACGGCCCTCATCGTCATCTCGCTGAGGCGGACGTGGAAGCGGGTCGGCGGGGCGTACTGCGTCATGCCGCGCCGCGCCACCGCCTGCCGCCGGATCACGAGCGGGCGCAGTCCGTCCTCCCAGGAGGCGAGGGCCGCCGGGATGTCGTCGCGGCCGGCCAGCGCCGCGCCGAGCCGGTCGGCGCCGGCGAGGGCCAGGGCCGCGCCGTGGCCGGCGAAGAGGGTCACGCACCAGGCGGCGTCGCCGGTGAGGACCACCCGGCCGGCACTCCAGCGCGGCATGACGACCTGGCTGACCCGGTCGAAGTAGACGTCGCCGGGGATCGGCAGGTCCGCCGCGAACGGCACGCCGGCGAACGCGTCGCCGAGCGCCGCCGCCGGGCCGCGGGCGAGTTCGGCCTCCGGATCGGCGCAGCGGTAGGTGAAGAACGCCGCCGACCGGTCCGGCCCGAGCTCGAGGATCGACGCCGTCCGGCCGACGTCGATGTACGTGGTGGCGCCCTCATGACCACGATCGGACAACGGAAAGGCGGCGACCACGTACGGGAAATCGACCCGGAAGTCCGGGCCGAACACCGATGACCGGGTACGCGAGTGGACCCCGTCGGCGCCGATCAGCAGATCCGCTTGCTCGGCTGTCCCATCGCTGAGCTTCACCCGTACCGAGGAAGGGTCTTGATCGACGGCCGTGACCGTCGTCCCGAAGCGCACCTCCGCACGGACCCGGTCGAAGAGCGCCGCCTCGAGATCGCCCCGGAAGACGGTGAGCACGCGATCGCCGAGCGCCGCCTCGGCGATCGCTGCCGGAACCGTCAATTTCGGACTGCCGTCGGGCCGGACCAGGACCGTGGTGAAGACGCCGAGGGACTTCGGAGCGAGCACCGGGAGCAGTCCGAGGCGTTCCGCGGCGTCGTAGCCGGGCCCGATCAGGTTGACGAGGTAGCCGCTGCCGCGCCGCGCCGGGGCCTGCTCGACGATCAGCGTGCGCCAGCCGTCCTGCTCCAGCCGGAGCGCCGTGGCGAGGCCCGCGATGCCGGCGCCGGCGATTATCGCTCTCTTCATGGGCCCGAGTATGAGCATATGCTCATTCTGCGGCAACCCCTAGAATCGCCGCATGCCCCGAGGTGTCGCCGTCCCGGAAGCCCGCCAGCACCTGTTCGCCGCGCTGGAGCGGGTGATGGCCGCCGAGGGGCCGCTGACCAGCCGCGCCGTCACCCAGGAGGCGGGCGTCGCCACCGGGCTGCTGTTCACGCACTTCCGCAACTTCGACGGTTTCCTGGTGGCGTACGCGGTCGACCGCAGCTTCCAGATCGCCGGCGAACTGGCGGCCACGCTGGGCGAGATCGGACACGGCACGCCGCCGCCTTCTCGGGACACACCCGGGCACGGCACGGTGGCCGGCGCACCGCCTTCGCGGGACGCCATCCGGCACGGCACGGTGGCCCGCACCCTGAGCGACGCGATCCTTGCCATGCCCCGGCCGTCGGTGCTCGCCCTCCTCCGGCTGACCGCCCTGCGCCCGTCGATCACCGCCGAGGTGGCGGCCGTGCTGGGCCCGGAGACCGCCGGCCTGCGAGCGCTGACGCACGCCGTCGGCCGCTATCTGCGCGCCGAGCAGGACCACGGCCGCGTACCCGCGGACACCGACACGGAGTCCCTGGCCCTGGCCGTGTCGGGGGTGGTGCTGACCGTGGCACTCACCGCACCCGGCGACACCGAGTCAGCGACCCGCCGCGCGATCGCCACCATCCTGCCGGACGACCTCGTAGCCCCTGCCACCCCGCCGGAAGCCCTCGCGGCCCTCGCCGTCCGGCCGGAAAACCTGGTGCGGGAAACGGACGACTATGCCATAGATTGACCAGTGCCGATTCTTGACGACGAACTGATCGAACTCCGCCGCCAGATCCACCGTCATCCCGAGCTGGCCGGCGAGGAACGGCAGACGGCCGGCCTGGTCGCCGAGCAGCTGCGCGCCGCCGGGCTCGACGTGACCACCGGTGTCGGCGGCCACGGTGTCCTCGCCGTGCTCGACGGTTCCGCCGGCGGTCCGACGCTCGTCTACCGGGCGGACATGGACGCCGTCGACACGGAACGGGCCGTGCTCCCGTTCCCGCGCGCGGACCGGGTCTTCGACGACGGCTTCGCCTCGCGCGTACCCGGTGCCGCCCACCTGTGCGGGCACGACCTGCACACCACGATCGGCGTCGGCATCGCCCGGACCCTCGCGCAGACGCCGGTCCGTGGCCGCGTGGCGTTCGTCTTCCAGCCCGCCGAGGAACCGCTGCAGGGCGCGCGGGCGATGCTCGACACCGGACTGGTGCAACGGCTCGCGCCGCGTGAGTCCTACGCGCTGCACTGCGCCCCGTTCCCGGCCGGGACCATCGCCGTCTCCCCCGGTTACGGCCTGCCCGGCCTCGACCACATCCGGATCGTCCTGCCCGACGACGACGCCGTCGCCGGCGTCACCGGAGCGGCGGCTGCCCTGGGCACCGTCGAGTACCCGCGAAGCATCGACGAGTACCACACCCGATTCCAGTCGGTGATGAACGCCTCCCTTCAGGAATCCGTGTGTGTCGGCCAGTGGACCGACCGCACCGCCGACGGGCGGCCGGTGGCGAACGTCCTGCTGCGCGTCTGGCCGCAGGAACGCTTTCCCGCGCTGCGCGAGCAGGTCTCCCTGCTCGCCGCGGAGGCCGGCGGGCACGCCGAGTTCCCCGGCGACCCGTTCCCCGCCATGGTGAACGCGGTGGATCTCAGCACGGCGGCCGGCCATCACCTGAGCGCGGCACTGGGCCCGGAGTCGGTCCTGTGGGCGCGGGCGTCCTGGCCGTACAACTGCGAGGATTTCGCCCTCTTCCTCCACGAGGCGCCCGGCGGACAGTTCTACCTGGGTGTGGCCGACGCCGCGACGGGCATGAACGGCGCTCCCCACACCCCCGACTTCGCCGCCGACGAGCGGGCCATCGCGCACGGCGTGCGCGCCATGACGAGCCTGCTCACCCACCGCCTGACGGTCCGCGACTGAGCACCTCCCGCGACGCCGCGGCCACCTCGGCCCCGGTCGATCAGCATGTTGTCGAGGTCGAGCAGGACCAGCTCGGTCAGTCCAGGGCGGCCCGCAGCGCCGCGTCCACCTCCGGGAACTCCCATCGGAAACCGGCCTCCTCCAGCACCGCCGGCAGCACCCGCTGACTACGCCGGGCCTCCCCGCCGAACTCGCCGAGCACCAGGTCGAGCGCGAACCCGGGAACCGCCAGCAGTGCGGGCCGGTGCACCGCACGGGCCAGCGATCTGGTGAAGACGGTGTTCGTGACCGGATGCGGCGCGACCAGGTTCACCGGCCCGGACAGGTCGTCGCGCTCGATCAGGAACTCGACGGCGCGGAGCCAGTCGGCCAGGGCGATCCACGGCATCCACTGCCGGCCGTTGCCGAGCCGCGCTCCCCCGCCGAGCTTGAACAGCAGGACCAGCCGCTGCAGCAGCCCGCCCGTGCGGGACAGCGGCAGGCCGGTACGCAGCAGCACCACCCGGGTGCCCGCCCCGCCCGCGGCCGCCTCCCAGTCCCGGCACAGGTCGGCGAGGAACGTGGACCCGGCCGGCGACGCCTCGGTCACCTCGTGGTCACCGGTGTCGCCGTACCACCCGACCGCGGACGCCTGCAGCAGCGCCCGGGGACGGTCACTCTCCGGCAGGCCGGCGATGGTCCGGGCGATCGTGCCGGTCGTGTCCAGGCGGCTGGAGCGCAGCAGGTCCTTGTACGCCGGGTTCCACCGCTTGTCCCCGATCCCCGCCCCGGCCAGGTTGATCACGATGTCCGCCCCGGCGACCGCCGCCGGGTCCAACTCGCCCCGCGCGGGGTTCCAGCCACCCGCTCCGCGTTTCAGTCGCGTCACGTCGTGGCCGGATGCGGTCAGCCGGGCCGCGAGCCGGGTGCCGAGGAAGCCGGACGCGCCAGTCATCAAGATCCGCATGACCACCACAGTGCCACATCGTGCCAGGATGGTGGCATGCACGCAGGTCTTCACGCCGCGGTCTCGTTCGTCGCCACCCACGCCCGGATCCTGGAGCGCCGCCGCCTCGATCACCTGCTCAACGGCGGTCCGGCCGACGCCGTCCTCGCCGCCCTCGACGCCTATCGCAACCCGGACGGCGGTTACGGCTGGGCTCTCGAACCCGACCTGCGCTCGGCCACGAGCCAGCCGGTCGGCGCGATGCACGCCCTCGAAGTGATCGCCGAGACCGGCGATGCGTCTCGCCTCCCGGCGCTGCTCGACTGGCTGGCCGCGCACGCGAACGACGACGGTGGGATGGCTTTCAGCCTGCCGTTCACCGATCAGGAAGGCTGCGCTCCGCACTGGACCGCCGCCGATCCGGCCTCCTCGGTGACGATGACGACGCAGCTCGCCGCTCACGCCCACCGCGCCGGGGCGGGCGATCACCCGTGGCTGCGCGGCGCGACGGCTTGGTGCCTCGACACGATGGAGGCGATCACCGAGGCGCCGCACGCGATCGAGCTGATGTTCTCGATGCTCTTCCTCGACGCGGTGGCCGGCGAGACGCCGCGGGCGACGGCGCTGCTGGAGCGTTACACCGGCTTCGTCCGCCTGGACGGTCCCACCCCGGTCGCCGGGGGCGCCGAGGGCGAGGTCCTCTTCCCCCTCGACTTCACGCCGCACGACGACTCCCCGTCCCGCGCCTATTTCAGCCCGGCCGCGATCGCCGCCGACCGCGAACGCCTGGCCGCCCAGCAACAGCCCGACGGCGGCTGGGACGTGTCCTTCCAGACCTTCAGCCCGGCGGCGGCCCTGGAGTGGCGCGGTTACGCCACCGTGCAGGCGATCACAGTCCTGGGAACCCACTGAGCGGCCCCTTCCACGCGAGGTGACCGTCCGGGCGGACCAGCAACGCCACGCCGCTGTCCTGCTGCGGCGCCGCCACCCGCAGGCGGTCGGCGTACGCACGATAGGAGCCGCCGGTGACCAGCACGTGCTTGCCCTCGCGCAGCGCCTCGTAGAGGCGTTCCCCATCGTGCAGCGGGATGTCGGGCACCCGCGGCGCCTCCGGGTAGCCGATGCCGATCCCGGAGATCACCCCGGTGGCACGACGGGCCACGGCAGGCAGGCTGAGCAGGGCGGACCCGAGGGTGTTGCGGGCCAGCCTCGCCGGTCGCGAGCGCAGCATGGCCATCCGGATCAGGGCGCCACTGCTGCGCAGCACCAGCTTGCCGACCGGATGGCGCTCCTTCTCGTAGGTGTCGAGCAGCCCCTCCGGACCCCACCCCTGCACGGTCGCCGCCAGTTTCCAGGAGAGGTTCGCCGCGTCCTGCAGGCCGGTGTTCATCCCCTGCCCGCCCGCCGGTGAATGCACGTGCGCGGCGTCGCCGGCGAGGAAGACCCGGCCCACCCGGTAGTGCGGGGCCTGCCGTTCGTCACTGTGGAACCGGGACAGCCAGCGCGCCTCGGACAGCCCGAAATCGGTGCCGTGCACGCGCCGGGTCACCTCCCGGAGCTCGTCGATCGAGATCGGAGTGTCGTCGCCGACCTGGTGGCGGCGGTCCCAGGCGAAGACGCGGAACCACCCGTCGCCGAACGGCGCGACCATCGCGAAGGCGTCACCGACCGCGTTGACGGCGAGCACGTCCTCCGGAGGATCCGTCAGGCGCACGTCGGCCAGCATGATCGAGGTGAGCACCGCCTTGCCCGGGAAGGGCAGGCCAAGACTTCGGCGCACGGCGGAGTGCACCCCGTCGGTGCCCACCACGAACGACGCGGTCTGCGTCCGATCGGGGAAGTCGAGCGTCACCCGGTCGGCGTCCTGTCTCAGGCCGGTGAGGCGGGCGCCCCGCACGATGGTCGCGCCGTGCTTGACGGCCCGCTCCTCGAGGGCCCGCTCCACCCGGTATTGCGGGGTGATCAGCAGAAAGGGGAACCGGGACGGCAGCCGCGACAGGTCGAGCCGCACCCTGTCGAACAGGCGCAGGCTGCCGACCCGGGCGCCACCCTGGACGATCTCCTCGGCCAGGCCGCGGGCGTCGAGAATCTCCAGCGTGCGGGCGTGCACGCCGAACGCGCGGGTGAGGTTGGAGGTCTCGGTGCGGCGCTCGTAGACGGTGACCGGGACGCCCGCCTGGGCGAGGTCACCGGCGAGGAGGAGGCCGGTCGGGCCTGCTCCGATGATCGCGACGTTTCCGGTTTGCCAACGCATGTAGGCAAAGATAGGCGTCACTTCGAGATCAAGTCAACGCTCGTTGGCAAACAGATGTTGGCGTATTTTGGGAGCATGCCACGCCGCTCCGACGCCACCAGGGCCGCGATCCTCGCGGCCGCCCGCGAACGCTTCGCCGCCGACGGGTTCGACCGCGCCACGATCCGGGCCATCGCCGCCGACGCACGCATCGATCCGTCGATGGTGATGCGCTACTACGGCAACAAGGACGGCCTGTTCGCGGCCGCCGCCGAGTTCGACCTGCGGCTGCCCGACATGCACGGCGAGCCCGCCGACACCCTCGGTGTCCGGCTGACCGGTCACTTCCTGCACCGCTGGGAGGAGGACGGAACGCTCGTCGCGCTGCTGCGGGCGGCCGTGTCGAACGAGTCGGCGGTCGACCGGCTGCGGGCCGTCTTCGCAGAGCAGATCGGCCCGGTCGCCGCGCGGCACGCCCCCGACCCGGCCGAGGCGCCGACACGCGCCGGCCTGGTCGCCACCCAGATGCTGGGGTTCGCCCTCTGCCGCTATGTGCTGCGCCTGTCACCGGTGGTCGCCCTCGACCGGGACGAGGCGGTGGCCTGGCTGGCGCCGACGATCCAGCGATACCTGACTCTTAACTCTGATGCGGGCGTCCCGTCCCGGCCCTAGTCTCCGGGGATGCCCAGCCGACTGACAGCGCTCCGCTTCGAGGCCGACGACCCCGCACTGCTCGACGCCTTCTGGACGTCGGTGCTCGGCCGGGAGACCCTCGACGGACTCGGTTTCGCGCTCCGCTTCGTGCCCGCCGAGGAGCCCGCGCCGGACCGCAACCAGATGCACTTCGACCTGACCAGCAACCTGTCACCACAGCAGGAGACGGTGGCCCGCGCGCTCGCCCTGGGCGCCCGCCACTGCGACGTCGGCCAGCTCCCGTCGGAACGCCACGTCGTCCTGGCCGACCCGGAGGGGAACGAGTTCTGCGTCGTCGAGGAGGGCAACAGGTTCCTCGCCGGCCAGAGCACGCTCGGCGCCCTCTCCTCGGACGGCACCCGGGCGACCGGTCTCTTCTGGGCCGAGGCCCTCGGCTGGCCGCTGATCTGGGACCAGGACGAGGAGACGGCGATCCGCCCGCCGTCCGGCGGCCCGATCATCAGCTGGGGAGGCCCGCCGCTGATGGACACCAAGGGCCGCACCCGTCTCCACCTCGACCTCTCCGCGGGCGGCGATCAGCAGGCCGAGACGGACCGGCTCCTCGCGCTGGGCGCCACCTTCCTCGACCTCGGCGACGACGGGACGATCCTGGCCGACCCGGACGGCAACGAGTTCCGCCTCCATCCCTGAGCGCCATGAGGCGCCGGAATGTCGTACCCCGCTCTTAGAATCCCGCCATGGCACGAATCGACCGGGCCGGCAGGCTCATCGCGGCGTCACCGGCAGCAGTCTACGAGGCACTCCTCAGCCGCGACGCGCTGGAGAGATGGCTGCCGCCGGAGGGCATGCGCGGCCGGATCGAGCGCTGGGATCCCCGGCCCGGCGGCGGTTTCCGGATGGTGCTGACCTATCTCGACGCCACCGGCAGCCCCGGCAAGTCCTCCGACGCGACCGACGTCGTCGAGGTGGGTTTCGCCGATCTCGTTCCGGCGGAGCGCGTCGTGCAGGAGGCGGTCTTCGAGGCCGGCGATCCGGATTTCGCCGGGACCATGACGATGACCTGGCTCTTAAGACCTTCCCTTCACGGTACGGAGGTGAGCGTCACTGCGACCGGCGTCCCCGCCGGCATCAGTCAGTCCGACCACGAGGAGGGGATCGCCTCCTCGCTGGCCAACCTCGCCTCCTACCTGGAGGAGGTCAGCTGACGATCACCACGTGGACGCGCCAGGATCGCGATCGGCCAGAGGATCAGGACCAGCACGGCCAGCAGCAGATACTCCGCCATCGGCACGCGGAGGACCTCATGGAGGTGGCTCAGGCCCTTCCACGAATAGACGGCCACGACCGCCACGAGATAACCGGCGAAGATCGCCCACCGCGTGCCGGCGCCGAAGCCCAGGCCGTGCATCTGCGTGATCACGAAGACGGCGAGGAAGCCGAAGAGGAACTTGGGCCAGGCACCGTCGAGGCCCGAGTTCATCACGGCCACGAGCGTGCCGTGCACGACGACGAGGAGTTCCAGCGAGACGGTCCACCAGCGGTTCGTGTGCGCGGTCGTGAAGATCAGGCAGCTCTGGAGCAGCAGGAGGAACATGTAGAAGAAGCCGATCAGGTGGCCGCTCGTGGCCTCCATCGGGTGGTACCAGAAGGTGTAGATCGCAGCCCAGCTGAACAGGTACCCGTGGTAGCGGCGGGCGAAGTCGACGACGATGGCCGGGATCGGCGCGCGTTTGCCGGCGACCAGGCCGCGCCGCCGGTTCTCCATGATCAGGACCACGACGAGCAGCAGGACGACCGAGCCCTGCGAGCTGAAGATCGACACGTCCTGGGCGAGGCCGTCGTAGAAGAAGTGCGTCTGGACGGCGTGCAGGCCGATGAATGCGAGATTCACTCCGATGGCGAGCACATTGATCGGCTTCAGGCCGGTGGAGTAGCGGTGGATGCGCGTCTGCGCGTACCAGATGAGGCCCCAGGAAACGATCTGATGGGCCGCATAACCCAGCCACGCCGAGAATCGGGTCCACACCGTCGGCTCGGGCAGCTTCCAGTAATACCAGCTCGCGCCTTGATCGGGCAGTAGCGTCACGCCGTGCAGCGTCTGCCCGACCAGCCACACCAGACCGGTCAGCAGGGCGACCGCCGGAACGCCGTAGATCAGCGCACGTTCGCTGCGCCATGCCGCATCGTTGACCACAGGCAGCAGTATGGCGGATGCTCAGCACGCTGAACAATGAGCCTCTTCAATCTGACGAGGGCCACGCTTGCCGGCGCCGAACCACGGCCCGGCGGCTTGAGGCTCGATGTCGGGTTGAAAACGGCTCACCGGGCGTTCATCGATGGAGGGCGGCGATATGGGCCGGTACCGGCTGCGCGTCAACGGGAAACGCCGGGTGGTCGACGTCCCGGGCGACACGCCGCTGCTCTGGGCGCTGCGCGAGGAACTCGGCCTGACCGGGCCACGCTACGGCTGCGGCGTCGGCGCGTGCGGCGCCTGCGTCTCGCTGATCGACGGCGAGGCGCGGCGGCCCTGCGTCGAGACCGTCGATCAGGTGCGGGACAGCCGGATCACCACGATCGAGGGCCTCGACGATCATCCGGTTCAGCAGGCGTGGCTCGAACTCGACGTGGCGCAGTGCGGGTACTGCCAGCCCGGACAGATCATGACCACGGTCGCCCTCCTGCGCCGGAACGCGGACCCCAGCAGAAGCGACATCGACGACGCCCTCAAGGACAACGTCTGCCGCTGTGGCACCTATCCCCGCATCCGGGCCGCCGTCAGCCGCGCCGCCGAGATCAGCCGAGGCCGGAAATGATCACACGAAGAAGCCTGCTGCGGGGTACGGGCGCGCTCGTCGTCGCGGTTCCGCTGGGCGAGGCGGCGTCACTCTCCGCGATTTCACGGGCCGATTCCTCGTACGAGCCGGAGCACGTGCTCTCTCCGACGGTGTTCGTCCGGGTCGACGCGCGAGGGCGGATCGTCGCCACCGTGCCGAAGCCGGACACCGGGCAGGGCGTCCGTACGATGGCCGCCGTCCTGGTCGCCGAGGAACTCGCTGTCGAGGTCGCCGACGTGGTGCTGGAGCAGGCGCCGGGCGACACGGCACGGTTCGGCCCGCAGACGATCCAGAACTCGACGTCCAGCCGCCAGCTCGCCGAGCCACTCCGCCGGGCAGCCGCCACTGCGCGATGCCTGCTCGTCGAGGCGGCGGCGCGGCGCTGGCAGGTCCCGGCCGCCGCGTGCACGGCCCGCCGCGGGCGCGTGGTCCACCCGGATCACCGGCCGCTCCCCTACCGCGCGCTGGTCGCCGACGCCGTGGCGATCGACCCGTCGGCCGTCCCGGTCACGCTCATCCCGCCCGCCGAGTGGCGCCTCATCGGCCGCACCACCGCGGGCCGCACCGACGCTCCCGCGATCGTCACCGGCCGAGCGAAGTACGGCGTCGAGTCGGCACCGCCCGGCGCCCTGGTGGCCGTGGTCAAACGGCCGCCCTGGATAGGCGCCCAAGTCTCCAAGATCGGCACGCCGGCGACGCAGACCGACGCCAGCACGACGGCGGACGCCAGCACGGCGGGCATCGGCGGCGCGGCGGGCATCGGCGAAGCGGGTGTCGGGGCCGCGGGTGTCAATGGTGCGGGCATCGATGGTGCGGTGACGGTTGTTCCTCTCGTGCCGCCGGGCGGCG comes from the Actinoplanes sp. OR16 genome and includes:
- a CDS encoding GAF domain-containing sensor histidine kinase, which translates into the protein MTVTPAGTPLAAADRYRTALAEVPEVLELAAEACRAPMAALKVVGGGSAHFAATLGIRTRVDIPHSVSLCRIVSSEDRPMIVDDATRHPALATHPLVAGAERVRFVGAAPLHHNGQIVGALCVFDDSSRRRDAEATGRLLARIARRVDAETGLRHMLTYQPFPVAVDNDDIVSAISHEIRTPLANIQGNLEMLTATPGAVAPAFARRIDAINRNANRLIRTVDSLLRAVNHQMQEPTGRPQLIDLRGFVTAFPDPRLHISLPAEPVQVTADPRLLEVAIGHLLTNALVFGGPDAPVEVTVAAAPQPTLIIRDHGPGMPAGELLTAGMPFARGERAIRDQLPGLGLGLSITRRIVEAQGGMLDLDSVTGEGVTARIMLPRS
- a CDS encoding FAD-dependent oxidoreductase — translated: MKRAIIAGAGIAGLATALRLEQDGWRTLIVEQAPARRGSGYLVNLIGPGYDAAERLGLLPVLAPKSLGVFTTVLVRPDGSPKLTVPAAIAEAALGDRVLTVFRGDLEAALFDRVRAEVRFGTTVTAVDQDPSSVRVKLSDGTAEQADLLIGADGVHSRTRSSVFGPDFRVDFPYVVAAFPLSDRGHEGATTYIDVGRTASILELGPDRSAAFFTYRCADPEAELARGPAAALGDAFAGVPFAADLPIPGDVYFDRVSQVVMPRWSAGRVVLTGDAAWCVTLFAGHGAALALAGADRLGAALAGRDDIPAALASWEDGLRPLVIRRQAVARRGMTQYAPPTRFHVRLSEMTMRAVTLPIIRGLVRRAVARQSH
- a CDS encoding TetR/AcrR family transcriptional regulator, which codes for MPRGVAVPEARQHLFAALERVMAAEGPLTSRAVTQEAGVATGLLFTHFRNFDGFLVAYAVDRSFQIAGELAATLGEIGHGTPPPSRDTPGHGTVAGAPPSRDAIRHGTVARTLSDAILAMPRPSVLALLRLTALRPSITAEVAAVLGPETAGLRALTHAVGRYLRAEQDHGRVPADTDTESLALAVSGVVLTVALTAPGDTESATRRAIATILPDDLVAPATPPEALAALAVRPENLVRETDDYAID
- a CDS encoding M20 family metallopeptidase, which encodes MPILDDELIELRRQIHRHPELAGEERQTAGLVAEQLRAAGLDVTTGVGGHGVLAVLDGSAGGPTLVYRADMDAVDTERAVLPFPRADRVFDDGFASRVPGAAHLCGHDLHTTIGVGIARTLAQTPVRGRVAFVFQPAEEPLQGARAMLDTGLVQRLAPRESYALHCAPFPAGTIAVSPGYGLPGLDHIRIVLPDDDAVAGVTGAAAALGTVEYPRSIDEYHTRFQSVMNASLQESVCVGQWTDRTADGRPVANVLLRVWPQERFPALREQVSLLAAEAGGHAEFPGDPFPAMVNAVDLSTAAGHHLSAALGPESVLWARASWPYNCEDFALFLHEAPGGQFYLGVADAATGMNGAPHTPDFAADERAIAHGVRAMTSLLTHRLTVRD
- a CDS encoding TIGR01777 family oxidoreductase, which codes for MRILMTGASGFLGTRLAARLTASGHDVTRLKRGAGGWNPARGELDPAAVAGADIVINLAGAGIGDKRWNPAYKDLLRSSRLDTTGTIARTIAGLPESDRPRALLQASAVGWYGDTGDHEVTEASPAGSTFLADLCRDWEAAAGGAGTRVVLLRTGLPLSRTGGLLQRLVLLFKLGGGARLGNGRQWMPWIALADWLRAVEFLIERDDLSGPVNLVAPHPVTNTVFTRSLARAVHRPALLAVPGFALDLVLGEFGGEARRSQRVLPAVLEEAGFRWEFPEVDAALRAALD
- a CDS encoding FAD-dependent monooxygenase, which codes for MRWQTGNVAIIGAGPTGLLLAGDLAQAGVPVTVYERRTETSNLTRAFGVHARTLEILDARGLAEEIVQGGARVGSLRLFDRVRLDLSRLPSRFPFLLITPQYRVERALEERAVKHGATIVRGARLTGLRQDADRVTLDFPDRTQTASFVVGTDGVHSAVRRSLGLPFPGKAVLTSIMLADVRLTDPPEDVLAVNAVGDAFAMVAPFGDGWFRVFAWDRRHQVGDDTPISIDELREVTRRVHGTDFGLSEARWLSRFHSDERQAPHYRVGRVFLAGDAAHVHSPAGGQGMNTGLQDAANLSWKLAATVQGWGPEGLLDTYEKERHPVGKLVLRSSGALIRMAMLRSRPARLARNTLGSALLSLPAVARRATGVISGIGIGYPEAPRVPDIPLHDGERLYEALREGKHVLVTGGSYRAYADRLRVAAPQQDSGVALLVRPDGHLAWKGPLSGFPGL
- a CDS encoding TetR family transcriptional regulator, which codes for MPRRSDATRAAILAAARERFAADGFDRATIRAIAADARIDPSMVMRYYGNKDGLFAAAAEFDLRLPDMHGEPADTLGVRLTGHFLHRWEEDGTLVALLRAAVSNESAVDRLRAVFAEQIGPVAARHAPDPAEAPTRAGLVATQMLGFALCRYVLRLSPVVALDRDEAVAWLAPTIQRYLTLNSDAGVPSRP
- a CDS encoding VOC family protein; the encoded protein is MPSRLTALRFEADDPALLDAFWTSVLGRETLDGLGFALRFVPAEEPAPDRNQMHFDLTSNLSPQQETVARALALGARHCDVGQLPSERHVVLADPEGNEFCVVEEGNRFLAGQSTLGALSSDGTRATGLFWAEALGWPLIWDQDEETAIRPPSGGPIISWGGPPLMDTKGRTRLHLDLSAGGDQQAETDRLLALGATFLDLGDDGTILADPDGNEFRLHP